A window of the Synechococcus sp. LTW-R genome harbors these coding sequences:
- a CDS encoding DUF1823 family protein: MPVPYPLSRELLEAVLEDRTSDRFVCELIWPRLGYEPDGAGIWSAGPETEASWLESFPTEPQFIAERPASVALTRSVPKPFKQLLKEQLGFGGYKIGGLYPRRTRRATAVNWLLAHLAQRGEPLPVSGPMPSLLDQPADPVQGHPGDLPIA, from the coding sequence ATGCCCGTTCCCTACCCCCTCAGTCGCGAGCTCTTGGAGGCGGTCCTGGAGGACCGCACCAGCGACCGTTTCGTCTGCGAATTGATCTGGCCGCGCCTGGGATACGAGCCCGATGGCGCGGGGATCTGGAGCGCCGGCCCAGAGACGGAGGCCAGCTGGCTGGAGTCCTTCCCCACTGAGCCGCAGTTCATTGCCGAGCGTCCAGCCAGCGTGGCCTTAACCCGATCGGTCCCTAAGCCCTTCAAGCAATTGCTGAAGGAGCAGCTGGGTTTCGGGGGCTACAAGATCGGCGGCCTCTATCCCCGCCGGACCCGCCGGGCGACCGCCGTGAATTGGCTGTTGGCCCACTTGGCGCAGCGGGGCGAGCCCCTGCCCGTCAGCGGGCCGATGCCTTCGCTGTTGGATCAACCGGCCGATCCAGTCCAGGGGCATCCGGGCGATCTGCCGATTGCCTGA